CTCTTCCCACTCAGCAGCTCGTGGAGTGAAACAGAGAAGAATCCGATTACAATTAATATTATTCTGACGACCACAGAGGGCAACACATGTTCACGTTTAAAAATAGAAGGTGGCAAGGAAACAGCAACCTTGCAATTTGGCTgtcagtttcaaaataaaatgaactaaaatagATCTTCGAAAGATGCTCATACAAATATCACACCACGGGTTCCTACGAGAATATCATAGAGAAATCACGTACTACAGGGAATGGGAAAATACCACCAGGGTCACCACTGTCaatatcactgtcactgtgcagTTAGTCCCTAAAGAAATATTTTAGTGGATTTTTTCCTCCtacaagcattttttttctctattgaTCCAGAACTTTCTGTTATGATGAGAGTATATTAGAGACTAAGTTAAATCCAACAAGTTTTGgtgaaaaacaggaagcagttatTTAAATTTCACAACCAATGATGCGTTCAAAGTCAGGGCTGTTTAATTAACCGTCACTCCGTAGGCCTCCATCTCCTTTAGCCCAAGTGAGGAGAGATTTAGAGCCAAGAAAGGTccaaaagtttttttcttctaaagTTGATAAATGACGTAGTTTTTTGCATCTTAAAGGAAgaatgtggaaaaacaaaatatctctGGATTTTAGGGgttacaacacattttaaaaacgcTAATAATCTTTGTTTTAGACTATTTCTTGAcggttcttttttttccttttgttcccAATACTGTGAGTACGCCCCAGAGAACTCAAAACCTTTAGCTTCCGATAAAATAGCAGTGAAACCAAAATATGACCACGTTGGGCCATGTTCAACCCTTATACGGACCAGTATCGGTCCTCGGACCTTACTTTGGGAACCTCTAATTTAACCCTGGACGGAAGCTGTGGTTTTCTCAGCCAAAGCCAGTCCATTTAAAAGCAGCCCGAGGCAGAAACAACACATCATCGGCTCATAATCTTCCATTCATCAGCCATGATTTTCTCTCAAACATTAATTCCGCCCAAACGAATGGGCTCAAAGCAAGAAGcatatttttttaacaccaCAGCTGTCAAGCAGACAGTGAACTCACCGCTGCAGCGTTGTGGTTTACTGAATTAaaataggggaaaaaaatacatttagccTCGACGTTGgaaaaaagctgtttaatatcAACcccattatttaaaaatgtgcaaGTCCGTTGTTCATGTGTCAAGTGATGAAACACCTACAGGCATTTATCACCTCTGCTTTATATCTACCCCAAGTTCATCCAGTGAATATGACATAGCCTAtatccccccaaaaaaccaaACGACTGGTTTAACAAGcaattaaacaaaataacaggaaaacagcGTCGGATTGCTACAGGTCTACGTCCCACAACTTGAATTTCCAGTGAATTATGACTTAGATCGATTCATTAAAGCTACCGGGGAAAGATTTCAATGCCATGATCGTTTCTGCTTGTTGTTTTCTGCAGGGGAACACAAATCAGGaagggggagggaaaaaaaaagaaaagctgtttccacatgagagaaaaataacatcCCTGGATATCTGTCTTTgcataaaacaaaaagcaagCTACTGCACGGAGAAAAGATGTATATACATTTAGCTGTGATGGTCCAGGCTGTGGCAATCCcgctgaaaaataaaagatatgtCTCCAATTGTCcctacaaaacaaaagcctcCTCGGTGTCATTTCATATATATCTCGCACTTTGTGTCCTCTGTAAAGACCATCGTAGAATAAATTACAATCTCattaacaaaactaaaaaataaaataaagggtCTAGGAGCAGTTTCCCCCATAATAAAGCAACTCAGACGAAGGTGAACAAAAtggctgaaatgaaatgcatgGCAACGAGctcacaaacaaattaaaatattaccATATGAATAgtaccaataataataataacaataataataataatgataataataataataataacaacaacaattattTTGATCATATGCTGCATTTTTGGAATGTaaccaaaatgtgttttgggaAGAAATTTAAAGGccttattgttatttttctttcttttcaaacaCACTAATCATGATGGTAATCGCTGTTTTTATCCTTTCCAGGTCTGATTCATTTGTGGACTACAACAGTGTTATCGATTAATCTGAATTCAGTCCATAAAGCACTATATTTTGATTGGAAACACAATCTAATGTAATTTCAGAGCGGacattaaatgacaaaacagaacTCCTTAGacaatttaaagaaattaaattgaTTCCAcgtgaattttaaaaaaatattttaactcaaaatgaaacacgccacagaaaattattaaattGCAAACGAGCATAATTTCGGCAACAAAATGAACGTTAAATAGCTCACAAATACAAGGCAGTAGGTAGGCTATGAAGGAgaagtggattttaaaaaactCAACCTGCTTGTTTTTGAAAACATCAATCCAAAAAGTGCCccagtgaagagagaaagaaaaaaaaagggatgaaGCCATGACTTTTAAAGTtatacaatatttacaaaaGTGGATCCAAATGTTCTGTGAGAGTTGGTGACATATATTTTTGTAGATATCTGTATATCTATAGCCCATCCTGTTGTGGAAAAGTGCCAGATAATCCAGTCAATCGCCACGGAGCCCTTCCTGGAGCTGGGAGACTCTCTGAGGGGTTCGTATTATTATTTAACGCTTGGTTTCTGAAAAATATAACGGACTTTTTGTTTATACTGCTGTTTGACTTATGATAGAGGTCGTACTCTTTTATTTACCACATCACTGCAACCAGGCCAATTACTGAAGAGTTCAGCCAGTGAGCTGCACAcatgtagtagtagtagtaataataataataataataataataataatagtaataataataataataatctgtgtTGGTAACTAAATCCTGACCATAGTCCTCACAGAATAAATAAGAGCTGAATGGCCTGCAGTTTCccagcagtgtttttaatgcaaaGCGGCTCTGTGCTGCCTGGCTGACAGATGGGACTCGGGCGATGCTCACCCTCAGCTGGACTCCACTGGACTGGGGCTGCAGCTTTACTGGCCTCCAGTTTACTCCATTAACGCAGCTCCTTTGACCCCACTGcgccacccacccacccatcaCCGCTGGACGCACAATTTAGAGCTACAAAACTAAACGCCTCTGCCTTTGCTTTCCCTTTTAcgcacaggaaaaaaatgtgttggaTTTGATATAAAAGTGGCGAATGGAAACCATTCAGCTATGCTTTACGTCTAAAACCAGAtaccctccttcccctccctcttttttttcgtCAAGTATGGTTTCAATACACAATAGGGGCTACACCTTGAAACTGCGTCGACTGGAGTCACAGTGCTGGGCATGTATCCTCGGAGAACACAACACAGGCTTATGTTCCTTTAGCtctgggagaggaaaaaatgtcCTGTCCTCCCCTCACTCATTTTCCATTTCTCAGATATTCATTGCAGATATTGTGTAAATACTCACTGCAATCTATTATACATAAAACACCCACTATATCGTGTCATAGTCCAGTGATTTATATATAACCTTGGGgataaataaaaaggataaaCAAGTCCTGGAGGAGCGGTCCAGCAGAGTTCATTGGACCGGGGTCTGGACCCCGTGGTGCGGCGGTGTGTCCCCGTACACATCCTCGCTCCCCGGCAGAGCTCCTCCGGGAGGGGTCATGCgtttctccttctgtctcctgTTACAAAACCAAACCCTCACCACTTCTTTCTCCAGGTGCAGACTGTCCGCCAGGGTGATTATTTCCGACGCTGCCGGTTTAGGGCACTTCAAAAAATGGCTCTCCAAAGCTCCCTTTACGCTTACCTCGATTGAAGTCcgttttttccttttcctcccctGCGCCGCGATTTTGTCCAGGCTGGTCGGGCTGCCCGAGGTGGAGTCCGCCTCCTCCAGCCACTTGTTCAACAGAGGCTTCAGCTTGCACATGTTTTTGAAGCTGAGCTGTAGGGCCTCAAACCTGCATATGGTGGTTTGGGAAAACACATTTCCGTACAGGGTCCCCAGGGCGAGTCCCACGTCCGCCTGTGTGAAGCCCAGCTTGATCCTCCGTTGTTTGAACTGCTTGGCGAACTGCTCCAAGTCGTCCGAGGTCGGCGTATCCTCGTCCGAGTGGTCGTGGTGACTCTGCGGTCGGTGCTGGTGCTGATGCTGGGACGGAGGGTGGCCGTGTTCGCTGAGGTGCGGGCTGTGGTGGTCGTCATGACTGTCTCTTAAGTTGTGGTGGTGCATCCCCTGCCCGCTGCTCGGGATCAGCCCGTTCACGCTGAAGCCCGGCTGGGAGTAAATAAGGCTTTGGCCGTTGGTCGTCGCCATGCTCGGTATGTGCGCCGCGGTGGTGGTTCTCCACGCTCGGCCGTCGTGGTGGTTCCCGTGCGTCTGGTGCACCAGGTGCGGCGGTCGCGACTGGTGCTGCAGGTTGCTGCTGGAGTTGTGCATCTCGTCCCGGGCGCCCTGCACCGCGGGTTTGATGTCCTGCTCTGCGCCGAGCGGGCTGGAGGACCACGGGGCTCCCTCTCCGTGGGACAGCGCCGTGATCCACTGGTGTGCGTGGCTGAGCGTGTGGCTGTTGCTCTGCAGCGGGTAGTCGCTCTGCAACAGGCTCTGCGCGTCCCGGTACGCCGTAGCTTGCTGCATGCTGCCGGGCTCCGAGTGCACGATGGATGCGCTGGAGGTGAGGATGTTGTAGTGGTTAGACGCTGCGGTCGCCATGACTCTCGGAGCCGGACTGGTCGCTCTTATTAAAGGAACCTCGCATTTGACAGATCCTCTCCTGCCCACAGGCGGCTCCCAGGCGCTCTGCCAAGTGTACGCCGAGGCGCACCTGGACTCCGCCCCGCCCCCGTTGCTCATTGGACGTTAAAAGATGATGGACGTGGTTACCAAGGGCAACggtgctgtgattggctgcggGGAAGTCTCAACAAACACTACTCTCTTTGTTGGGAGAGGTGCGAGTTGAGGCTCCCGTGGAAGCGGAGAGCCGGAGTGCAGCATGGGGAGACGGAGCATCGGGATCAGCAGTGCAACTGTAAGATACAGTTGATTTACTTTGATAATCATGTTCTATCAAGACTCAGGCTGTAGGTAGTCTAGTTCCAGGAGATTCCCTCTACTGGGGAAGATTAACACAAAAGCTCTGATGTGTAGGATGTCTGATTGTTTATTTAAGTAGACTAGACTTTCAATTTTGTTGTTAATTGTTGACTGTAATTATGCGCACGTTTATGATATTAAATGCTGTTATTGGGAACGTGTGTAAAACATCCTGATATGACTAGGCAATGCCAGCTCTTTCATTGCTACAAATAGAGATAGATTTCAGATCACATAGACGCATATTCATGTAATCTGAATGCGCAAAATATATCAGGCTCCATACTGGACCTGTCTGGATGAAAACTACAGATGACTGTTTTTAGGAGTTCTGCTGTGTTGCAACATTTCTGCTAAGATGTTGTAAGTCTATGCAAATTAACCCGACTGTGTTATTTGTgcagttctgtgtgtgtatgaaagaaattactgatgcttttttttctcttggtgCTGAGAATCTCTATACAGTCTATCAACCAACCATTACTTTTAAGATGAGATAACATAAATTGAACATTTACTTTTTAAGCCAATGTgcctgtgaaataaaacagcaaaaataatttgaaaccTTATGTATTCAAACCGGTTTTAAAACAACAGGCAGATAAAACACATAGTGTCTTATAAACTTCCAAATCGAGATATATAGTACAGGAAAACGCTCAGGCACCTTTCAATCAAAAcgatttcatttaaaaaaaaaactctaccTTGTAATAAAACGCTAATAAATTGGATCAATAAATGGTCTGCTGAGTGAAATGAACAGTGGACCTCTTTTGTTGACATGcagccctctcctctctgcaccTGATCTGTCTTTAGAACATACAGGCTCAAGTTGTATGGTTTGTTTAAACGGAGCcatttgacatttgaaaaaaaaaacaaaaaaacaaaaaaacaaaaaaaacaacaacaaaaaaactgacaCCTATACTGACTGCTGGCATCAGTGTAAAGTCTATTATTTTCCTCTTAGTGTGTATGAATCTTTAAATCTGTCTGTTAATGCCAGAATTATCTGCACTTTCTCAAACACTACaatgaatgtttgtaaaagTCTAGACTGGTATACTTTTTCCCCAGTGAAGTGTTGTAAATGTAGACGTATTTCATATGTGTTGACGTGAAAACTTTTAACAGCCCATAAAGTAAACAAATCAACTTTTGTGTCCAACTAGGCTGTAAAGTAAATTTttacaggaggaggagtggcTGCACACAGAAAAGTGGTAAAGCTGAGGCTGAGGTTCTATAtcatgaaagaatgaaagattTACTGACtttttgaaacataaaaatagGCCATTTACTTCCCAAAAAATGTCCCTTTAATAAATGTAGTTGGAAGGATTTTGTGAGTGTCTAGGTGGTTGTTCACAGGACTGTAAAGGATCTGTGTGGGACCAGTAGAGCGTGGTTCAACACTACTGAGAGCTTTCCAGGATTCTTTACATCACCAAGAGattaagaaattattttctgGTCTTATATCCAACTATTTTAGAGTTAATAGTGTGTGAGAAACATCTCTGGCTGTCCATCGTCCACTAAAGTAAGGACAGACACAAGCGAAGAGGAGGATTAAGTCTAGACCCAGGCCTCCAGTCCAGGGTATAGGGAGGGCAAGTTTCCATCCCATCCCAGCTGTCGTCCCCCAGCGTCAGCTTCAGGGACCAGGACTTTGTCCAGAGAGGGGACATTCCTGGCCGACCGCTGCTGGTTGCCATAGGGAGAGGtaaatgaaacaacagcagTCGCGTCGCTGCTgcgtcccccccccccacccactctCCCTCCAACCCCCACCCTGTTCCTGGACTATCTAAAGGCCTCTATTTAGAGAGGCTCTCTGCTGCGGGGACAAAGCCTTCACAGGGATAAAGGAGGGAGGAGTAAAGAGCACAGGGCcctgagagggagaaagggctagaaaaactgaaaaagatgagagagattATGTCTGTCCTCAAAGCTGCTCCTCACACTCCACTGAGATAAAgcaaactgtgtgaaaaaattacaaacaaaactTCAAATGCATACTTCTGCGTGGCAGTACTGCGTCTCAACTTTCTAACTTCTGAAGCAAACCCTTAATTCAGAATATTAGAAGGCATTAATAATTCCTACTGTATATGTGCAATTAAAAGGCACTTTTAGTTAGTCTGTGGCCTATAACAATTCAATCcaccagaaaaaaaagtcatacatACTGCCCACAAATTAAACCTATAAATCAATGCAGGCAGTTCTTCAATATCCACAATTTATAACTTCTAAACTATGCAAATGACTGAAACTGtaattaaacatttcatttaataacTTGGACCTATGAGTAAAATTAAAAGGCAATAAAAAGGCAGttattaaagaaatattttcacccaaaaatattcaaactgtgcagtgaaaaacagaaaagtctACATACTAAATATTCACGCTCACAAATCATTCTCAGCAATGTTAATGTATTCCAAAAGTTCACACAAGGACACATGTCATGTGTATAGACTGAGGACTGTGAACAATACAGCTGCGTGTAACAAAGGGCAAGTGCTAATTTCACAATGTTCTCTACTCGCTGCTTTATATGTCCTGGACTGGATTTTGATTGCACACAATGATTTAAGTTAcagcttttctgtttgtcttgaTGCTGCTTTAGTGGCCACTGATGTCACtcaaaatatgaattaaatgtttaaataaaatgtgaatagTTTAGAATAAATTAATGTCCATCAAACTGCCTATAAAATGCATAGTTTGTTATATAGGTAAACATTGTTTATCCCAAACATATCATTTTCCcccaaatgttaaaaatgttaaaagaatGATATTGCTATCATCTGTAATTAACAGGCATGTCTTTTAAtgcaaacagcagacaacagtAATTATTAGTCAGTGATGTTTTATgatgttgttggtttgtttataataataatacctgTAAAGAGTGATATAAACCAGGCCCATAGAATCAGTTTAGAATCACACAAAATGTTCATATTCCATGTATAGCTCCAGCTCTTCAATTAAGTATTACTGATTGGGCCTTTAATGGATCTCATTTCATAGGCTAATAATCCTTTATGGATGTGAATCCAGCTGCACTGAAAGCACATGAAGCCGCCAGGATTTAAGTCATATGAGGAAAAGTTTCCAGGCACGGTTCAGTAATTCATTCTGGTAATATTGAACATTATTGTGGCGTAACATTGAAATCGGCCAAATCAAAAGAACATTGTGGTAATTAGGCTGTAATTCAAGGAATTACCACATCGCCACACAGGCTTAAATAGTCGTGTTGGGAGAAACGCAAAGCACATTATTTTAATGGTGTAATATGCAAACTATGGCTCGTTTCAATTACATGGCTTAACAATGCATAAATGATGCGAGTCTTGTTATTTGGACTGCAGGGTCCTCAGTTATTCAATCACTCAGAGGGGCCAATGTTAGGGGCCATGCTGCCTCCTCGTGTACTGTAAAAACCCAGAGCCGAGCACTGAGGGCCGCTGCCAAACTACATTTAAGGGAATAAAAATGAACAGCAGAGAATGTAAGCGTTAAATTAACAGTAGGATAATTATATGACCCGTGTGCTGTAAAGATTCAATTTCTAACACTCTAATTAGGCGACTGTCTCCCCATACATCAGCTCACATCCCTCTGCCAATTTCTCACCAGAAAGCGTCCTGTGAGCGGaaataattagattttattaaGACACGGCTCGTGTAATAAAGAAAATCAGAGGAGGGGATGGTTAAATatgatatgtttttaaaatcattcattggtccacacacacacagtccactgAGTCCCATTTAAAGACAAGGATAGTTGGATCCAAGCTGGAGAAGAGAGACTGGGTTCTCTCAGACTATATTATATAGTCTGAGAGAACCCATATAATGAAGTGTCCACTGTCTCTTGTAGAGGGAAGATACACTAACGTGTGGTCTCAACCTTTATGACAGAAATGTGGTCTATATGTAATAACTTTTACAGAGATTTTACAATGACCACTAGAAAATTACAGGAAGTCAGTACTGCGTCTCATGTATATTTCCACCATCTATTAATCTGTCAATAATGAATAACACATTCAAAATCTCCCTCcacttaaaaatgtgttttacttatTATTCCTTGACTCAGATGTTTGATCTTCATTGTACAGAATCatgtatgtgcagagtttgacactAGAAGGCTGCTTCTACTTTCATCTTTGTGTCTGCTCACCTTAAGTCTCAGCTAAAGGCACCTGTGTGTGTAAGAGCaggattttgtgacatcacaactagTTTGGAGCCAATCACAGTCCAATATGCAACTTTACACAGCTGTGATGTGGGAATTTGAATCTCCAGTGTACATACACAGAATGGACTTTTCAGTGAAGGAGGATCTTGTGCTGAGTGGATGAAGTATTTGCATGTTCATATTTTTCAATGAGGGAATGGGGGTAGGTATAATTCTATGAATTGAAGAAGTGAAATCTTTGTCTGGAAAAAACTTATCTgacacaaattattattcaaagcagagcattttctaaaatgtgtgGATGGGATTTAGCTCATGGTGGCATCTTTAAATCACTTGTTCTTTCTAAACAACAGTCCAAACTCCAAatatattctgtttattttaaaataactcaaaaaatgtattgCTTGTCAAAATAGGAGCAGATTCATTTCTTGTGGACtcactaatcaattaattgactcaCGGTTTCAGCTTTAACAGAGCATGTATAAGCTCTTATTGGATACTAGTATGATATCTGGACTATTACTGTAACATATTAAATCCAAGTAAGTACAATAAGATTTTAGCAGCTTAGCATTTATTgccaaaaagacacaaaacatccCCGTTGGAGCATTACTGCTTTATTACAGTCTCATCTTGAGGGAACAATCATGACTAAATGGatatttctttgcttttcatctACCACCTGCCACAACTTTGACTGGATTTGCTTCTATCTGAGCAGATACAATCAAAAATCATATGAACTGAACCGTGTCCTTCAgtttatataaatgtatcttCAAAAGATCCTGTGTTATAGCAAATGAACTTGCTTTGTGGCTGTAGACTgaatacacacagtaaaatgaaaaacattcaatACTCTCTCATCAAATTCAGATCATTTCTTACAAACTAATAGCAGAGATGTCATGTTGTTGAGGTTTTATTTCAGATTAGCTGTTCAGATATCAAAAATCCTTCCTAAGGCCCATTTCAACTCTTACATAACGAGAGCCTACCCACGGCTTTCATCCTTACTGTAATTGTTGTCTGCATCAAAGACTGGGAGATTGACAGGCTGTATGGGAGGATTAATACAGTGGGTGAGTGACGACATactgaggggaggggagggtggaaCAAGAGCGCGAGAGGAGAGAGACTAAGATATGGGGTGAGAAGGAGGAGAATGGGAGAAAAGTAGGAGAGGACAAAAAGTGGGGAGAGAGTTAACGAGAGGGAGAGCATTAATTGTGCGCATTGTGCCGGGGCTCTTTTGCTGAGTGTGGATGTCGAGGTGCGGGCGCTAACCCCTCCAGCAGCCCGTCGTGATCTGAGCCAGCTCTCAGACTGCTGTATTCCAATGCAATTAGGCCACTCAAAGGCCTGCTTAAAGCTGcacccccaccacacacacactcagatagcAACAGCCCCTGTGGGTCCCCTCCATTGTAGTGGGGAGGTGTATTCTGTCCCTCTTTGAGGCCCTGGATGAAGAGACCACCCCAGGGAGCAGAAAAAAGGGAGGATtacctctctttctgtccctttccctctgtcttcctctctttctgtctctttatctctctctctctctctctctctctctttctggttTCACCTCTAAAGTCTATGAGCTCAGGCAGGCACAGAGCACAGCTTTGGTTAACTCCTCTAAAGAGACACAACTTGGAGTTTttgcaggaggaaacagaggaagaagagaaatgaagcATTTCTGTGATGGATGTCATTGTGGGACTGCTTTAGCAATAtcactttccttttcctctttcattatTCATACAGTCATATATTTCAACAAGTGGCGTGGGGCATGTAGCTCACTAGCTCGTCCCTATTGGCATCAGCGCTGCAGCCTCAGTGAGTCAgtcccctctctctgtgctgtattAAGAGAAAGCTCTTCACGATAGCAGAGTTCTCTTGGCTGAGTTTCAGCGTGTCTCATTCCCCAGAAAGCATTTAAAGCAGATTACCAACCTAACGCTACACCTCCCCaataagagaagagagagagaaaaaaaactggcacATTATCACCTGCAATACTACTTAATGGCATCAACAGATTAACGAGGTAATCCACACAATGAGGTCTTTGATTCGTGTGGTTTGGCAGGCAATAATGCCAGGCATAATGCACACTGTTATTTCAGACCGTCCCAGCACGAGAAAACCTGGCAGAAGCCGttgcctttttttgtctttccatcAGATGAGCTTTTGAAGATTTTTAACTTGTGCATCTGGTGCGTTTGCCTGTTTCCTTGTCAGAGAAATAACCTGCTGGCTGCTCCTGTGGCACATGTgaagggagaaggggaggaatCACAAGATTTCTGAAGGCTGTTTAAACAGCAGGGCTGGGGAGTTCTCCCttgtcccccccacccccccccaccccccattttTCTGCATAAGGACGTGCGTATAggataagtgtgtgtttgtatgtgtgtgtgtgtgtgacagatctCACATTCCCATCGCTCATGTGCGGCTCGATTAGCCCCACGTGCCTCGTTCGTCAGACGTGGAGGCAGAGCAGATGGCAGGAGACGCACCATGTTACCATGCTGCGGCACTATGTAACGCTGCTCTAATTGAAACATCAATACTGCCCTGTCAATACACTACTGCTACTTTACAAAATGCCACTACCTACAAACCTACACTTGACTGGGAATAAGACACTATTACCTTGACACCTTTGTTTCACACAGAGATGTACCAGTTAAAAGTTTCTGGCTGATtccaaaatgacaacaaagtaACTTTTTCCAACACATTTCGTGATGGTTTCAGGTGTGTTTAATATCCTAATTTCAGTGAAACACCTCACTTGGTTTCTGTTTGTGCACAGTGTTGTGGTGGTAAAAGAagcatggaaaaaaaagaattttctcTGTAGCATCTCCGCTGTGgcacatttttaatgaattggTAAAAAGTTGAGGGAGCTCACATGGCTGTGATTAGTAATTCACCGTTATCGGAAATTCAgtggagaacagagagaaattaGGCAGCTAGAAATTAATTTGTTATTTGTCCAAGTCAATGAGGAGTGACACAGCCCCTTTAATAAATGGGTAATCCATTTCTTATTGCACTGAGCTGAATCCACCCTTCACTGAagtggaaaaagacaaacatatcTTTCACTAACCTTTGCAACTTGTGGAGGAAAACGAAATGAGGAGGTGAGCACTGAGACCTGCTCCTGGGACTATTTGTTTTTGGGGAAGgatttatatgtttgtgtgtgtttctgtggctggGAGATGGATTGAGTTTTAAAGCCAAGTTAAGAATCTACAATAAATGATCTCTACTGACACTGAGGCCGCACAGTCGAAAGACCACACACGGAATTGATTCATGATCAATTGGCAGGCTGCACTGTGGAGAA
The window above is part of the Lates calcarifer isolate ASB-BC8 linkage group LG15, TLL_Latcal_v3, whole genome shotgun sequence genome. Proteins encoded here:
- the pou3f2b gene encoding POU domain, class 3, transcription factor 2, producing the protein MSNGGGAESRCASAYTWQSAWEPPVGRRGSVKCEVPLIRATSPAPRVMATAASNHYNILTSSASIVHSEPGSMQQATAYRDAQSLLQSDYPLQSNSHTLSHAHQWITALSHGEGAPWSSSPLGAEQDIKPAVQGARDEMHNSSSNLQHQSRPPHLVHQTHGNHHDGRAWRTTTAAHIPSMATTNGQSLIYSQPGFSVNGLIPSSGQGMHHHNLRDSHDDHHSPHLSEHGHPPSQHQHQHRPQSHHDHSDEDTPTSDDLEQFAKQFKQRRIKLGFTQADVGLALGTLYGNVFSQTTICRFEALQLSFKNMCKLKPLLNKWLEEADSTSGSPTSLDKIAAQGRKRKKRTSIEVSVKGALESHFLKCPKPAASEIITLADSLHLEKEVVRVWFCNRRQKEKRMTPPGGALPGSEDVYGDTPPHHGVQTPVQ